A window from Sphingobacteriales bacterium encodes these proteins:
- a CDS encoding rRNA methyltransferase encodes MKYIPELPGSFLNRMKRQLGDEFQAFKDSYGQPPTISVRLNPLKRVTSFDGFAPVPWNQYGRYLTERPDFVFDPLIHAGAYYVQEASSMLFAKAIDFSKDLMILDLCASPGGKSTLMLSEMTENSLLFSNEIVRKRSGVLYENIVKWGYPNVVVTSNSPEEYKTFTAAFDVVVVDAPCSGEGMFRKEPETIREWRENKPFQCLVTQKDILDQAIGLVRDNGLLVYMTCTFSLEENEQVVSWFLKKYKDRAQLQSIDFEKAWGVTEVKTENGSVYRCYPHKLKGEGMFIAVFTIRNANKPFFSKKNQESLKKINQDENKLLQDFVKLKGNLEAFRLEDKIMVFPGRYLSQIALAHKHLNVLKSGITAASVPYKKQNLIPTHELAMSKLHAENICKMELTQVQALAYLKKMEIKPQNFTELHSQWMLASYQGIALGWLKTFKNNLNNFYPKEWVIRKNLPENIYHELKKIF; translated from the coding sequence ATGAAGTATATTCCCGAACTCCCCGGATCTTTTCTTAACCGGATGAAACGTCAGCTTGGCGATGAATTTCAGGCATTTAAAGATTCTTACGGTCAGCCTCCGACCATTTCTGTTCGTCTCAATCCACTTAAAAGAGTTACATCATTTGACGGATTTGCTCCTGTTCCATGGAACCAATATGGCCGTTATCTGACCGAACGTCCTGATTTTGTATTTGATCCGCTTATTCATGCAGGCGCTTATTATGTTCAGGAAGCTTCTTCCATGCTGTTTGCCAAAGCTATCGACTTTTCAAAAGACCTGATGATTCTTGACTTATGTGCTTCTCCGGGTGGAAAAAGCACCTTAATGCTTTCCGAAATGACCGAAAACAGCCTGCTTTTCAGCAATGAGATCGTCAGAAAAAGATCAGGAGTACTCTATGAGAATATCGTTAAATGGGGATATCCCAATGTTGTGGTCACTTCAAATTCCCCTGAGGAGTATAAAACTTTTACAGCTGCTTTTGATGTGGTAGTGGTGGATGCACCCTGCTCCGGTGAAGGTATGTTCAGAAAAGAACCCGAAACCATCAGGGAATGGCGGGAAAATAAACCATTTCAATGTTTAGTTACGCAGAAGGATATTCTCGATCAGGCTATCGGCCTGGTCAGAGATAACGGTCTTCTGGTTTACATGACCTGCACTTTTTCACTCGAAGAAAATGAACAGGTGGTCAGTTGGTTTTTAAAAAAATATAAAGATCGGGCACAATTACAAAGTATTGACTTTGAAAAAGCCTGGGGAGTAACAGAGGTAAAAACTGAAAATGGCAGTGTTTACAGATGTTATCCGCATAAACTAAAAGGAGAAGGAATGTTCATTGCTGTTTTCACTATCAGAAATGCAAATAAACCATTTTTCAGTAAAAAAAATCAGGAATCCCTGAAAAAAATCAATCAGGATGAAAACAAATTGCTGCAGGATTTTGTAAAACTAAAAGGCAATCTTGAAGCATTCAGGCTTGAAGATAAGATCATGGTTTTTCCGGGTCGTTATCTTTCTCAGATCGCTTTGGCTCACAAGCACTTAAATGTTTTAAAATCAGGCATTACAGCTGCTTCAGTTCCGTATAAAAAACAAAATTTAATTCCGACACATGAATTAGCCATGAGTAAGTTGCATGCAGAAAACATCTGTAAAATGGAATTAACACAGGTTCAGGCACTTGCCTATTTAAAGAAAATGGAAATCAAACCACAAAACTTCACAGAGCTGCATTCCCAATGGATGTTGGCCAGTTATCAGGGAATAGCTTTGGGCTGGCTGAAAACATTTAAAAACAACCTGAATAATTTTTATCCAAAAGAATGGGTAATACGTAAAAATTTACCGGAAAACATTTATCATGAACTAAAAAAAATTTTTTAA
- the pheS gene encoding phenylalanine--tRNA ligase subunit alpha has product MISKISGLIEEVDSYQPASAQELEDFRIKFLSKKGILNQLFEDFKQLDNASKKETGKWINILKNKVNEKIELYKKEFEHQKFQALFTGLDLSMEAYPLKAGSRHPVSIVKNQIIDIFSKIGFTQSVGPEIVDDWHNFTALNFPPDHPARDMQDTFYLQKNPDYLLRTHTSSVQVQEMQAHQPPIKTISIGRVYRNETISYKSHVQFHQIEGLYVDKNVSFAELKQVLYYFVEQFFGSDFKIRFRPSFFPFTEPSAEMDISPVHGKTRWMEILGCGMVDPAVLDNCGIDSSIYTGYAFGIGIERLTMLKYGIPDIRILFENDVRFLGQFSSQ; this is encoded by the coding sequence ATGATTTCAAAAATTTCTGGCCTGATCGAAGAAGTTGACAGTTACCAGCCTGCCTCAGCTCAGGAACTTGAGGACTTCAGAATTAAATTTTTAAGCAAAAAAGGCATTTTAAATCAATTGTTTGAGGATTTTAAACAACTCGACAACGCTTCAAAAAAGGAAACCGGAAAATGGATAAATATCCTTAAAAATAAAGTTAACGAGAAGATTGAATTGTATAAAAAGGAGTTTGAACATCAAAAGTTTCAGGCACTCTTTACCGGCCTCGACCTAAGCATGGAAGCCTACCCGCTGAAGGCAGGCAGCCGGCACCCCGTTTCAATTGTCAAAAACCAAATAATAGATATTTTTTCCAAAATTGGGTTTACTCAATCAGTTGGTCCCGAAATAGTTGACGACTGGCACAACTTTACTGCCCTGAATTTTCCACCCGACCATCCTGCCCGCGATATGCAGGACACCTTTTACCTTCAGAAAAATCCTGATTATCTGCTACGCACCCATACTTCTTCAGTTCAGGTTCAGGAGATGCAGGCTCATCAGCCCCCTATCAAAACCATTTCCATTGGCCGTGTTTACCGGAATGAAACTATCTCCTACAAGTCTCACGTTCAGTTTCATCAGATAGAAGGGCTTTATGTTGACAAAAATGTCTCTTTTGCTGAACTTAAACAGGTATTGTACTACTTTGTCGAACAGTTCTTTGGAAGTGATTTTAAAATTCGTTTCAGGCCTTCCTTCTTCCCGTTTACAGAGCCTTCAGCCGAGATGGACATCAGCCCGGTTCATGGAAAGACCAGATGGATGGAAATTCTTGGCTGCGGTATGGTTGACCCGGCCGTTCTCGACAACTGCGGAATCGACAGTTCCATCTACACCGGTTATGCCTTTGGTATCGGCATTGAACGCCTGACCATGCTGAAATATGGCATACCCGATATCCGTATATTGTTCGAAAATGATGTCAGATTTCTCGGGCAGTTCAGCTCACAATAA